From one Bradyrhizobium sp. Ash2021 genomic stretch:
- a CDS encoding NAD(P)/FAD-dependent oxidoreductase encodes MAPSPLNEPERRPEVDAVFDAVVVGAGFAGLYMLHRLRGLGFTARVYEAGGSVGGTWYWNRYPGARCDVESMQYSFSFSEDLDQQWDWSEKYAPQPEILAYANHVADRFDLRRHIWFDTRVMAASFDEAAKCWRIETDHGDQVSAKFCIMAVGCLSAANHPPFRGRQDFSGPVYHTGEWPHEGVDFTGLRVGIIGTGSSAIQSIPIIAQQACALTVFQRTATYSVPAWNEKLTPEYRSSIKADYPALRAKARARPTGFYFPFNMKPASEATEEERERQYQEAWERGGLPFLGAYGDLLFEKAANDTIAEFARRKIRSIVKDPATAELLCPDNVFGCKRLCVDTGYFETYNLPHVKLVDVSKTPIERFMADGIEVNGVGYPLDTIICATGFAAMTGSFDKIRITGRNGVTLAEKWRAGPRAYLGVATAGFPNLFTITGPGSPSVLASMIQAIEQHVDWMADFMAHVRDIGAATIEPLPDFEDEWVEHVNEVSKVSLRSTCSSWYVGANIPGRPRVFMPYIGGFPVYVQKCNEVMTNGFEGFAIEGANAGNEAPRVQLTERWRVPLDIEVISPAAVAGRRVPVV; translated from the coding sequence ATGGCTCCCAGCCCCCTGAATGAGCCTGAACGTCGCCCGGAAGTCGACGCGGTTTTCGATGCGGTCGTCGTCGGCGCGGGTTTCGCCGGCCTGTACATGCTGCACCGCCTTCGCGGCCTGGGTTTTACGGCGCGGGTTTATGAAGCCGGCGGCAGCGTCGGCGGCACCTGGTACTGGAACCGCTATCCGGGCGCCCGCTGCGACGTCGAGAGCATGCAATATTCCTTTTCATTCTCGGAGGATCTCGATCAGCAGTGGGACTGGTCGGAAAAATACGCGCCTCAGCCCGAGATTTTGGCCTATGCCAACCATGTCGCCGACCGTTTCGATCTTCGCCGGCACATCTGGTTCGACACCCGCGTCATGGCGGCAAGTTTCGACGAAGCCGCAAAATGCTGGCGCATCGAGACCGACCACGGCGATCAGGTCTCCGCCAAATTCTGCATCATGGCGGTCGGCTGTCTGTCGGCGGCCAACCATCCGCCGTTCAGGGGGCGCCAGGATTTCAGCGGCCCGGTCTATCACACCGGCGAATGGCCGCACGAGGGCGTCGACTTTACCGGGCTGCGCGTCGGCATCATCGGCACCGGGTCCTCGGCGATCCAGTCGATCCCGATCATCGCGCAGCAGGCCTGCGCGCTAACGGTATTCCAGCGCACGGCCACTTACTCCGTCCCGGCATGGAACGAAAAGCTGACCCCGGAATATCGCAGCAGCATCAAGGCCGACTACCCGGCGCTTCGCGCCAAGGCCCGGGCGCGGCCGACCGGCTTCTATTTCCCCTTCAACATGAAGCCCGCCTCGGAGGCGACGGAAGAGGAGCGCGAACGGCAATATCAGGAAGCGTGGGAACGCGGCGGCCTGCCGTTTCTCGGCGCCTATGGCGACCTGTTGTTCGAGAAAGCCGCCAACGACACCATCGCCGAGTTCGCGCGCCGCAAGATCCGGAGCATCGTCAAGGATCCGGCGACGGCGGAGCTGCTGTGTCCGGACAACGTGTTCGGCTGCAAACGGCTGTGCGTCGATACCGGCTATTTCGAGACGTATAATCTGCCGCATGTAAAACTGGTCGATGTGTCGAAGACGCCGATCGAGCGCTTCATGGCCGATGGCATCGAAGTGAACGGCGTCGGATACCCGCTGGACACCATCATCTGCGCCACCGGCTTTGCGGCGATGACGGGCTCGTTCGACAAGATCCGGATTACCGGCCGCAATGGCGTAACCCTGGCCGAGAAGTGGCGCGCCGGCCCCCGCGCCTATCTCGGCGTGGCGACCGCGGGCTTTCCCAATCTGTTCACGATCACCGGACCCGGCAGTCCGTCGGTGCTGGCGAGCATGATCCAGGCGATCGAACAGCACGTCGACTGGATGGCCGATTTCATGGCGCATGTGCGCGACATAGGGGCTGCGACCATCGAACCGCTGCCCGACTTTGAGGATGAATGGGTTGAGCATGTCAACGAAGTGTCAAAAGTCTCGCTGCGGTCGACCTGCAGTTCCTGGTATGTCGGCGCCAACATCCCGGGGCGACCGCGCGTCTTCATGCCTTATATCGGCGGCTTCCCGGTCTATGTTCAAAAGTGCAACGAGGTCATGACCAACGGGTTCGAAGGTTTTGCCATCGAAGGCGCCAACGCCGGCAACGAAGCGCCGCGCGTGCAGTTGACCGAGCGGTGGCGTGTACCGCTGGATATCGAGGTGATTTCTCCGGCAGCGGTTGCTGGCAGGCGCGTGCCGGTGGTCTGA
- a CDS encoding thiamine pyrophosphate-dependent enzyme, which yields MAFTVADYILKRLSEQHVDRLFGVPAAYCAPLFDAAPNHGIKSVVAASDLEAGYAADGYARTKGLGAVSVAYGVGTLSMINAIAGAYVERSPVVVINGGPTAMNIANLHQYDIVFSHSLGQDATDLAAYKLVTAKAARAGKASEVPAIVDDAISTAIRSKRPVYIEIDMSIWDAACPMPGGPLSVTTRPAGTEHALATTIVALIRAAQSPLILVGTEIQRYGFADAVAGLIAKLGVRWATALQSKATLAEQGDGWVGVYDPPHSHADVKNAVEQSDLLLTLGCVFPNTFANLVQNSFGRMVQVYDGKVRIKAGAKQNAELATLVAALVTEAAKKPPAPAPIGALPVPPGPAAGALTYSQVFERIAATLDDSWIVIPDTFLGVYSAANLPVMGRDGFLCSAVWASIGYSVAAAVGASLGSNRRPLAICGDGGFHMTAQTLSTMVRHGCDPVIVVIANGIYGYEQFLVDPSFFNNAANQPRSYAVLNQWDFVKFAGALGVPFAQAVDTAAALDAALAAAKAFNGPALIAAAVDPHGLPAELP from the coding sequence GTGGCTTTCACCGTTGCCGATTACATTTTGAAACGGCTCAGCGAACAACACGTCGACCGGTTGTTCGGCGTGCCGGCCGCCTATTGCGCGCCGTTATTCGATGCCGCGCCCAACCACGGCATCAAATCCGTCGTCGCGGCGAGCGATCTCGAAGCCGGCTACGCCGCCGACGGCTATGCGCGCACCAAGGGGCTTGGCGCGGTGTCGGTTGCCTACGGTGTCGGCACGCTGAGCATGATCAATGCGATCGCCGGCGCCTATGTCGAACGCAGCCCCGTCGTCGTGATCAATGGCGGGCCGACGGCGATGAATATCGCCAATCTGCACCAGTACGACATCGTGTTCTCCCACTCGCTCGGTCAGGATGCGACCGATCTTGCCGCCTACAAACTGGTCACCGCAAAGGCTGCGCGCGCGGGCAAGGCCAGCGAGGTGCCCGCCATCGTCGACGACGCGATCTCGACCGCGATCAGGAGCAAGCGGCCGGTCTATATCGAGATCGACATGAGCATCTGGGATGCGGCCTGTCCGATGCCGGGCGGACCGCTGTCCGTCACCACGCGACCTGCCGGCACCGAACACGCGCTTGCCACCACCATTGTCGCGCTGATCCGCGCCGCGCAATCGCCGCTGATCCTGGTCGGGACTGAAATTCAGCGCTACGGCTTTGCCGATGCGGTGGCCGGCCTGATCGCCAAACTGGGCGTGCGATGGGCGACCGCCCTGCAGTCCAAAGCCACGCTCGCGGAGCAGGGCGACGGATGGGTCGGCGTCTATGACCCGCCGCATTCGCATGCCGATGTGAAGAACGCGGTCGAGCAATCCGATCTGCTGCTGACGCTGGGATGCGTCTTTCCCAACACCTTTGCCAATTTGGTACAAAACTCGTTTGGCCGTATGGTCCAGGTTTATGACGGCAAGGTGAGGATCAAGGCCGGCGCCAAGCAGAATGCGGAGCTTGCTACGCTGGTTGCCGCGCTTGTTACGGAGGCCGCGAAAAAGCCGCCCGCGCCGGCGCCGATCGGGGCATTGCCCGTGCCTCCGGGGCCGGCCGCGGGTGCGCTGACCTACAGCCAGGTGTTCGAGCGCATTGCCGCCACGCTGGATGATTCCTGGATCGTCATCCCCGATACGTTCCTTGGCGTCTATTCGGCGGCCAACCTCCCGGTGATGGGCCGCGATGGTTTTCTGTGCAGCGCGGTGTGGGCCTCGATCGGGTACTCGGTCGCCGCCGCCGTCGGCGCATCGCTCGGCTCCAATCGCCGCCCGCTGGCGATCTGCGGTGACGGCGGCTTCCACATGACAGCGCAAACCCTGTCGACCATGGTGCGGCATGGCTGCGACCCCGTCATCGTCGTGATAGCCAACGGCATCTATGGTTACGAACAGTTTCTGGTCGATCCATCGTTCTTCAACAATGCGGCGAACCAGCCGCGTTCCTACGCCGTCCTCAATCAATGGGATTTCGTCAAATTCGCGGGCGCGCTCGGCGTGCCGTTCGCGCAAGCCGTCGATACCGCCGCCGCGCTCGATGCCGCGCTGGCCGCGGCAAAGGCCTTCAACGGACCGGCGCTGATCGCAGCCGCGGTCGATCCGCACGGTCTGCCGGCGGAGCTGCCGTAA
- the bioB gene encoding biotin synthase BioB, with the protein MLDARDGTTSMGAPAASPNWTVEAAWSLYRLPFNDLLFKAQSVHRQNFDPNRVQLSKLLNIKTGGCPEDCGYCSQSSHHSTGLTASKLMEVEKVVAEARKAKDGGATRYCMGAAWRNPKPRDMDAIVEMVGQVKALGLETCMTLGMLDREQSDRLSAAGLDYYNHNIDTSARYYPQVTSTRTFSDRLDTLENVRQSGMKVCCGGILGMGEEEADRVDMLVTLANLTEPPESVPINMLIPIAGTPLAEAAPVAPIEFVRIVALARLMMPTSYVRLSAGRSAMSDEMQALCFFAGANSIFVGDTLLTTANPEDEADRKLFDRLGLQPV; encoded by the coding sequence ATGCTTGACGCAAGAGACGGGACGACTTCGATGGGCGCGCCGGCGGCCTCGCCGAATTGGACGGTTGAAGCAGCCTGGTCGCTTTACCGGCTGCCGTTCAACGACCTGCTGTTCAAGGCGCAATCCGTTCATCGGCAGAATTTCGATCCCAACCGCGTGCAGCTGAGCAAGCTGCTCAACATCAAGACCGGCGGCTGCCCCGAGGATTGCGGCTATTGCAGCCAATCCTCGCATCATTCGACCGGGCTCACGGCCTCGAAGCTGATGGAAGTCGAAAAGGTCGTCGCCGAGGCGCGCAAGGCCAAAGACGGCGGCGCGACGCGCTACTGCATGGGCGCCGCGTGGCGCAATCCGAAGCCGAGAGACATGGATGCCATTGTCGAGATGGTAGGTCAGGTGAAAGCGCTCGGCCTCGAGACCTGCATGACGCTGGGCATGCTGGACCGCGAACAGTCGGACCGCCTCAGCGCCGCGGGTCTCGACTATTACAACCACAATATCGATACGTCGGCGCGCTATTATCCGCAGGTGACTTCGACCCGCACGTTTTCCGATCGCCTCGATACGCTGGAAAACGTCCGGCAATCCGGCATGAAAGTATGCTGCGGCGGCATTCTTGGAATGGGCGAGGAAGAAGCCGACCGCGTCGACATGCTGGTCACGCTTGCCAACCTGACCGAGCCGCCGGAAAGCGTCCCGATCAACATGCTGATTCCGATTGCCGGCACGCCGCTCGCCGAAGCAGCTCCGGTTGCGCCGATCGAGTTTGTCCGGATCGTTGCGCTCGCGCGCCTCATGATGCCGACTTCGTATGTCCGTCTGTCGGCCGGCCGTTCGGCGATGAGCGATGAGATGCAGGCGCTTTGCTTCTTTGCCGGCGCCAACTCGATCTTCGTCGGCGACACCTTGCTGACGACGGCCAATCCCGAAGACGAAGCCGACCGGAAGTTGTTTGATCGGCTGGGATTGCAGCCGGTCTGA
- a CDS encoding FAD-binding oxidoreductase, with protein sequence MEHPLRVDEFDASEMPSSVGVEPAAVAPPPPAAASAPLPPLPNLPATDVLFLKPSDAHYADYLPAANRRTQLSPSLRAVCKTEHAVAVMVDWVRINNLKFAVRCGGHSYEGFSQSVDVVIDVRGLSTISVDKTVGLVTAGSGVSLYHLYQALAAQGLALQAGSCPTVGISGHLTGGGHGLLARSHGLTCDSLQQVTVIDSQARTLQASAASEPDLYWACRGGGGGSFGVATQFVIRAFPLQTALVFGVSWTLSQAHAAWMFAAWQAWAPNAPSTITSIMKVGPAGNGLITMRCIGQSVGTETELRHQLQTLTTLATASRPLSVQSLSFLNAVLHFAGPLDYESVYMKAKSDYVLTPLDTAGISDMMAAVAPIPVGGVVLLCDSYGGKIADVAADATAFPRRAGTQYCIQYYSSWTRAADTPVHVAQVAKVYAAMRPHLPGASYVNYCDLDLPDYTTAYWGPNLGRLVAVKQEYDPDNLFHHAQSVPVSLPAV encoded by the coding sequence ATGGAACACCCGCTTCGCGTCGATGAATTCGATGCCTCCGAAATGCCGTCATCCGTCGGCGTCGAGCCGGCCGCAGTCGCTCCGCCACCGCCCGCTGCCGCCAGCGCGCCGCTGCCGCCGCTGCCGAACCTTCCCGCAACCGACGTGCTGTTCCTGAAGCCGTCGGATGCGCACTATGCCGACTATCTGCCGGCCGCCAACAGGCGCACGCAGCTCAGCCCGTCGCTCCGCGCGGTGTGCAAGACCGAACACGCCGTCGCCGTCATGGTCGACTGGGTCCGTATCAACAATCTGAAATTTGCGGTCCGCTGCGGCGGCCATTCCTACGAAGGCTTTTCGCAATCGGTCGATGTCGTGATCGATGTCCGCGGCCTGAGCACGATTTCGGTCGACAAGACCGTGGGTCTCGTTACCGCGGGCTCGGGCGTTTCGCTGTATCACCTCTATCAGGCGCTGGCCGCGCAGGGGCTGGCGCTGCAGGCCGGAAGTTGTCCGACCGTCGGCATCTCCGGTCACCTGACGGGCGGCGGCCATGGGTTGCTGGCGCGGTCGCACGGCCTGACCTGCGACAGCCTTCAGCAAGTCACCGTCATCGACAGCCAGGCCCGGACCTTGCAGGCGAGCGCCGCGTCCGAGCCCGATCTCTACTGGGCCTGCCGCGGGGGCGGCGGCGGCAGTTTTGGTGTGGCCACGCAATTTGTGATCCGGGCCTTTCCGCTGCAGACGGCGCTGGTGTTCGGCGTCTCCTGGACCCTGTCGCAAGCCCATGCCGCGTGGATGTTCGCGGCCTGGCAGGCCTGGGCGCCGAACGCGCCGAGCACGATCACGTCGATCATGAAGGTGGGCCCCGCAGGAAATGGCTTGATCACCATGCGTTGCATCGGCCAGTCGGTCGGCACCGAGACCGAGCTGCGCCATCAGCTGCAGACGCTCACGACACTGGCGACGGCGTCAAGACCGTTGTCGGTGCAGTCGCTGAGCTTCCTCAATGCGGTGCTGCATTTCGCCGGGCCGCTCGACTATGAGTCGGTCTACATGAAAGCCAAGTCCGATTACGTCCTGACCCCGCTCGACACGGCCGGCATCAGCGACATGATGGCGGCCGTAGCACCCATTCCTGTCGGCGGCGTGGTCCTGTTGTGCGATTCCTATGGCGGCAAGATTGCGGATGTCGCGGCCGACGCCACCGCGTTTCCGCGCCGGGCCGGCACGCAATATTGCATCCAGTATTACTCGAGCTGGACCCGCGCGGCCGATACGCCCGTGCATGTTGCGCAAGTCGCAAAGGTCTACGCCGCGATGCGGCCCCATCTGCCGGGCGCGTCCTATGTCAACTATTGCGATCTCGACCTGCCCGACTATACGACCGCCTATTGGGGCCCCAATCTCGGCCGCCTCGTCGCCGTGAAGCAGGAATACGACCCCGACAATCTGTTCCACCACGCCCAGAGCGTGCCGGTCAGCCTGCCGGCGGTTTGA
- a CDS encoding di-heme-cytochrome C peroxidase produces the protein MGRNIKIILGAVVVIGLGVGIYALDKFLDAIHVSLPEYQATKKTVWLDQNVNNDKKELAWFYHADQGTRTFGIPLEWFEALEQPVITLTAAGLLSDPAYLDRYGFIPDVIEPGKKSLPIGFASGGTMSDASGNPWRNPRSKKDMTGLGLTCAACHTGRFTYKDTTVIIDGGPALTNLFNLKQGIGVSLLLTRILPLRFQRFAERILGPDATSADRALLKKQLILVLNQYNKAKKLEDSVAPLSIVEGYGRLDALNRIGNQVFSIDLNNPKNYAASSAPVHYPRIWNTPWFDWVQYNGSIMQPMVRNAGEALGVSAELNLIDPSKGLYKSSVQVKTLDKMESMIKGDPPSAEKGFSGLKSPKWPGTILPPIDQPRAAQGAELYKAICQDCHRPPVTSKEFFDFNNKKWWTTNEAGQPIVVVENIPISHVGTDPAQATDMINRTVELPSNLGIKAYAFADALKDVVENTVNFWIKEQEPPPLSDKEKANINGNMPNKIQGELAYKVRSLNGVWATPPYLHNGSVPNIEALLGPAENRPKTFYLGNREYDPVNLGYSIEPLTNGFEFDTSIRGNSNRGHEFTNNEKAYGRVGRALAPDERKALIEYLKTL, from the coding sequence ATGGGTCGCAATATCAAAATCATTCTTGGCGCGGTGGTGGTGATCGGCCTCGGTGTCGGCATCTATGCCCTCGACAAGTTCCTCGACGCTATCCACGTAAGCCTGCCGGAATATCAAGCGACGAAGAAGACCGTATGGCTCGACCAGAACGTGAACAACGATAAAAAGGAGCTCGCGTGGTTCTATCACGCCGATCAGGGGACACGGACCTTCGGCATACCTCTTGAATGGTTCGAGGCGCTGGAGCAGCCGGTCATCACACTGACGGCCGCCGGCCTCCTCAGCGACCCGGCCTATCTGGATCGCTACGGCTTCATTCCGGACGTGATCGAACCCGGCAAAAAGTCGCTGCCAATCGGCTTCGCGTCGGGCGGTACAATGTCCGACGCATCGGGCAATCCATGGCGCAACCCGCGCTCGAAAAAGGACATGACCGGCCTCGGGTTGACCTGCGCGGCCTGTCATACGGGACGATTCACCTACAAGGACACGACCGTCATCATCGACGGCGGCCCGGCGCTCACCAATCTCTTCAACTTGAAGCAGGGGATTGGGGTGTCGCTGTTGCTGACGCGTATCCTGCCGCTCCGCTTCCAGCGCTTTGCCGAGCGGATCCTCGGGCCTGACGCAACATCCGCCGACCGCGCGCTGCTGAAAAAGCAGCTCATTCTGGTCCTGAACCAGTACAACAAGGCGAAGAAACTCGAAGACAGCGTTGCGCCGCTCAGTATCGTGGAAGGTTACGGGCGCCTCGATGCGCTCAACCGGATCGGCAACCAGGTCTTCTCCATCGACCTCAACAATCCGAAGAACTACGCCGCCTCGTCGGCGCCGGTGCACTATCCGCGGATCTGGAACACGCCCTGGTTCGACTGGGTGCAGTATAACGGCTCCATCATGCAACCGATGGTGCGTAATGCCGGCGAAGCGCTGGGCGTGTCGGCGGAGCTCAATCTGATCGACCCGTCGAAAGGCCTGTACAAATCGAGCGTGCAGGTGAAGACGCTGGACAAGATGGAAAGCATGATCAAGGGCGATCCGCCGAGCGCGGAAAAAGGCTTCTCGGGCCTGAAATCCCCGAAATGGCCCGGCACTATCCTCCCGCCCATCGACCAGCCGCGGGCGGCCCAGGGTGCCGAACTCTACAAGGCCATTTGTCAGGATTGTCATCGCCCGCCTGTGACGAGCAAGGAGTTCTTCGACTTCAACAACAAGAAATGGTGGACGACGAACGAGGCCGGCCAGCCGATCGTCGTGGTCGAAAACATCCCGATCAGCCATGTCGGTACCGATCCCGCCCAGGCGACGGACATGATCAATCGAACGGTCGAGCTTCCCTCAAATCTCGGTATCAAGGCGTACGCGTTCGCGGACGCGCTCAAGGATGTGGTCGAGAACACCGTCAATTTCTGGATCAAGGAGCAGGAACCGCCGCCCTTGAGCGACAAGGAGAAGGCGAACATCAACGGAAACATGCCCAACAAGATCCAGGGCGAGCTCGCCTACAAGGTCCGCTCGCTCAATGGAGTCTGGGCGACGCCGCCCTATCTCCACAACGGTTCGGTCCCGAACATCGAGGCGCTGCTGGGTCCGGCGGAGAACCGGCCGAAAACGTTCTATCTCGGCAACCGCGAGTACGATCCCGTGAATCTCGGTTACAGCATCGAACCCCTCACCAACGGTTTCGAATTCGACACCTCGATTCGCGGAAATTCCAACAGGGGTCATGAATTCACCAACAACGAGAAGGCCTACGGCCGTGTCGGACGGGCACTGGCGCCCGATGAGCGAAAGGCGCTGATCGAGTACCTCAAGACGCTTTGA
- a CDS encoding alpha/beta family hydrolase: MEAVNAQRLKIELDHKASVSALLVRPPQARACYVFAHGAGAGMAHASMEAIATGLGERGIATLRYQFPYMEKAGKRPDPPPVAHAAVRAAVAEAARCCAGLPLIAGGKSFGGRMTSQAQAIAPLAGVRGLAFLGFPLHPAGKPSSDRAKHLSAVKIPMLFLQGTRDALAELSLLEPMVKSLGSPATLHLVKEADHSFHVLVRSGRNDREVMNEVLDAFAAWVDSIIR, encoded by the coding sequence TTGGAAGCCGTCAACGCGCAACGACTCAAGATCGAGCTGGACCATAAGGCGTCGGTCTCCGCGCTTCTGGTCCGGCCGCCGCAGGCGCGCGCGTGTTACGTTTTTGCGCATGGCGCCGGCGCCGGCATGGCCCATGCGTCGATGGAAGCGATTGCCACAGGGCTTGGCGAACGGGGCATCGCGACCCTGCGTTATCAGTTTCCCTATATGGAAAAAGCCGGCAAACGGCCCGATCCGCCGCCGGTCGCGCATGCCGCGGTGCGCGCGGCGGTGGCCGAGGCCGCGCGTTGCTGCGCCGGGCTGCCGCTTATCGCGGGCGGAAAATCATTCGGCGGGCGGATGACGTCGCAGGCGCAGGCGATCGCGCCGCTGGCCGGCGTTCGCGGACTTGCCTTCCTCGGCTTTCCCCTGCATCCGGCGGGAAAACCTTCCAGCGACCGGGCCAAGCATCTTTCCGCGGTCAAAATCCCGATGCTGTTCCTGCAGGGGACGCGCGATGCCCTCGCCGAACTGAGCCTGCTCGAGCCCATGGTCAAAAGCCTGGGCTCGCCCGCAACGCTGCATCTGGTGAAGGAGGCCGATCATTCCTTCCACGTGCTGGTGCGCTCCGGGCGCAACGACCGCGAGGTGATGAACGAAGTTCTCGACGCATTCGCGGCGTGGGTTGATTCCATTATTCGCTAA
- a CDS encoding SDR family oxidoreductase, with protein sequence MQVKNKVCVVTGAASGIGEAVARAYAAAGARGVVVADLKSSRDRLAAVAGDIDGLAVTADVGLEEDVRALIAAAEDKYGPVDVFFSNAGLSRKGQESASDADWDVSWRVHVMSHVFAARALVPGMLARGSGYLLNTASAAGLLASLNSMPYGVTKNAAIALAEHLAIQYGDRGIRVSVLCPQSVQTGMTTPGPSAARVDGVMLPAEVARIVIAAMEAERFLILSHEQVAEYVQRKASSRDRWLAGMRRLRDKIYGVQRAG encoded by the coding sequence ATGCAAGTCAAGAACAAGGTCTGTGTGGTCACGGGAGCGGCGAGCGGAATTGGCGAGGCGGTCGCGCGCGCCTATGCCGCGGCCGGCGCGCGCGGCGTCGTGGTCGCCGACCTCAAGTCCTCGCGCGACCGGCTGGCGGCGGTCGCAGGCGATATCGACGGACTGGCCGTGACCGCCGATGTCGGGCTCGAAGAAGACGTCAGGGCGCTGATCGCGGCCGCCGAGGACAAATATGGGCCGGTCGACGTGTTCTTTTCCAACGCCGGCCTGTCGCGCAAGGGACAGGAGAGCGCTTCCGATGCCGATTGGGACGTCAGCTGGCGGGTCCATGTCATGAGCCACGTATTCGCGGCGCGCGCGCTGGTGCCGGGGATGCTGGCGCGAGGCTCGGGCTATCTGCTGAACACCGCGTCCGCGGCCGGCCTTTTGGCCTCGCTCAATTCGATGCCGTACGGGGTGACGAAGAACGCCGCGATAGCGCTGGCCGAGCATCTCGCCATTCAATATGGCGACCGCGGCATCCGCGTTTCCGTGCTGTGCCCGCAATCGGTGCAGACCGGAATGACCACGCCGGGTCCGAGCGCCGCGCGGGTCGACGGCGTGATGCTTCCGGCCGAAGTCGCCCGCATCGTGATCGCTGCGATGGAGGCCGAACGCTTCCTGATCCTGTCGCACGAACAGGTCGCCGAATACGTGCAGCGAAAGGCTTCCAGCAGGGACCGCTGGCTCGCCGGGATGCGGCGGCTGCGCGACAAGATCTATGGTGTTCAGCGCGCCGGCTGA
- a CDS encoding FAD-dependent oxidoreductase encodes MATTPNLPTPDFTYDPTLPGACIAGVRPYRNGSYRLEAETIGSKFIVHNYGHGGAGITLSWGCAGKVHDIVKDFLVGTQDTKVAVLGAGVMGLTAATRMLDLGLAVTIYSDRKPLETTSSKAGGQWAVSVVEYTGKQRELTDIIKTAYTTFKASIGQGFGVSERPNYTATPSHNLDIVIQLAPGLIPPRKSLARLPFEGHTQPGFVYQTLLIEPPIFLARLEADLRARGAVFVNRKFTGKSDILASVTENILINCTGLGSMTLFSDTKMQPIKGQLALLRPQPALQYLYGQNGYMFPRADHLVIGGTFEVGVNNETPDPTVCQGLVDHIASQFGKASVKPLPDIHIHHPDHAPIVNPAIPVA; translated from the coding sequence ATGGCAACCACGCCCAATTTGCCGACGCCCGATTTTACCTACGACCCCACTTTGCCCGGCGCATGCATCGCTGGTGTGAGGCCCTACCGCAACGGCTCCTATCGGCTGGAAGCCGAGACCATCGGGAGCAAGTTCATCGTCCATAATTACGGGCATGGCGGCGCCGGCATCACCTTGAGCTGGGGCTGCGCGGGCAAGGTGCACGACATCGTCAAGGACTTCCTGGTCGGCACGCAGGATACCAAAGTGGCGGTGCTGGGCGCAGGCGTGATGGGCCTGACCGCGGCCACCCGCATGCTCGATCTGGGATTGGCGGTCACGATCTATTCGGATCGCAAGCCGCTCGAGACCACATCCTCGAAAGCGGGCGGCCAGTGGGCCGTGTCGGTCGTAGAATATACCGGCAAGCAGCGCGAGCTGACCGATATCATCAAGACTGCCTATACGACCTTCAAGGCGAGCATCGGTCAGGGGTTTGGCGTCTCCGAACGGCCCAATTACACGGCCACGCCGTCGCACAATCTGGATATCGTGATCCAGCTGGCGCCGGGCCTCATTCCGCCACGGAAGTCGCTGGCGCGACTGCCGTTCGAGGGCCATACCCAGCCCGGCTTCGTCTACCAGACCCTGCTGATCGAGCCGCCCATCTTTCTCGCCAGGTTAGAGGCGGACTTAAGGGCGCGCGGTGCCGTTTTCGTGAACAGGAAATTTACCGGCAAGTCCGACATCCTGGCGTCGGTGACGGAGAACATCCTGATCAATTGCACCGGCCTCGGCTCGATGACGCTGTTCAGCGACACGAAAATGCAGCCGATCAAGGGACAATTGGCGTTGCTGCGGCCGCAGCCCGCGTTGCAATATCTCTATGGCCAGAACGGATACATGTTTCCCCGCGCGGATCACCTCGTGATCGGCGGGACTTTCGAGGTCGGCGTCAACAATGAGACGCCTGATCCCACGGTGTGCCAGGGTCTCGTCGATCACATCGCATCGCAATTCGGCAAGGCGTCGGTCAAGCCGCTGCCCGATATCCATATTCACCATCCGGACCATGCCCCGATCGTCAATCCGGCCATCCCGGTGGCCTGA